From the Sphingobacteruim zhuxiongii genome, the window ACGTACGTCCAAAGTTTGTCTCCGATAGAGGTAAACCAAGGCCAACGGTGACTGCCATATCTGTTAAGCGATTGTTTTCCACCGAGATGTGACTCTTGTTGTAACGAAAGCCTAAACGATAATCGATTACATTCCAATATTTTAGCGAGGTTGCGTCTGGTTTAAACTGACCACCAACAGCAACACCAATGTTCTTTCCTAATTTCTGCTCGTTTTCACGTGTTTGAAAATCTGACCAATCAGCATACTTAAAGTCGGCTCCAACCATCCAATTTACACCTTTAGAAATCGTAAAACCAACATTATGTTTCAACGGTAGGTTCACTTTGCGGTCAGAAACTAAATTAAACGCCGATGTATCGATAGCGACTTGGTCCCCGTAATCCGATGATTGATCGGTTTCGGTTAATGTCACCATAGAAGTTGTTTTATTATTGATTTGGTTATTCAATGAACCGGAATAGCCAATCGTAAAGTTCATCTTATTACCTAATGCTTTGAAATATTGCACACCATAATCAACAGAGGCTCCGCGAATACGTCGAGTTGCTGTTTGTACGGTGTTATAATAACCGGCGTTGTACGGGAATTCAATCATTGCTTTGTCATACAAGTTACCGAATAGAAATCCTACGTTGGCACCAATACTCAAACCCTTGATTGGAGAAACTCCGTAGCCAAAATAGGCTTTGTTTACTCCACCTTCTCCGATTAAACTCGATTTATAATTAATATTTTCGAATTGACGTATCGTAGAAGAGTTATATCCTACATCAGAGAAAGGCATTAGACCAAAAGAAAGACCACCCGCTTTTGCCAATGGAATACCGATTGTAATGTGACTGAATGCAAAATCGGCCGTATTATCCTTGGCACCATTTTTCTCTAACTGCGTAATATTCCCATAAAGACCTGCGTCTAAAATGGTACGCGTAAATGCGGAATAACTTGCAGGATTCGCGATGTTTAAGCTCGGTAATCCACCAACATAGCGAACTCCGGTAGACAAACCACCCATACCGCGCGTTTGAGGTAATAAATCTTCACGCATTTGACCTAATCCGAATTGGGAATAGGGCGAATGGGAAGTTGAGGATTGTGCAGAACTTTGCAAACTACAAAACATCAAAGAGCTTGCGCCCAGTAGAGTAAGCAGTCGCGAATATGATAAAAATGGTTTAAACTGTTTCAACATATTTATTTGATTCATCGATTTGAAGAACACATTTCCGATCTTGTAAATGGACCAAAACGATGAGGTTAATTCTTCTGTAATGGTTGTATTCTCTTGAATTTTCGCTACAAAACTATCTATTTTTTAAATAGGACGTCAATTTTGTTTGTTAAAAAAGGTTAAACAACTATTAGACAATGTTTTAGAAAAACTGAAAGTAGAGGATCGTTAATAAGATTACTAAATACAGTGATTCATAGAACCATTTGGTCTTCGCATGCGTGAAAAAATATGCAAGATAAATGGATACCGGAGGTACACAGAGTAAAAAATGATTGACTGAGCGCTCCTGATTTAAATAAAATGATCCGAATATTAATAGAATCATGAAAAAGAGTAACTGAAAGCTTTTTCGAACCTGAACAACGCTCTTGAAGAAGTTATCCTTCAGGATAAATAAGAATCCCACCAGGGTAATCACGATCGGAATCAGTACGAAATAATCATACACATCCATGTCTAAGCGTGTTGGGAATGGATAGGTAAAAGGGATGAATATTTGAAAGAATTCATCCATTCGCTCTAACCAGTAGTAGCCAACAGCTAGTAAAAAATAAACCAATATAACGCCCATTAATGGGGTTATCCACTCACGCCATGAAAATGGTCTAAATATGATTAAGCTTATCCATATTAAAGCGAGCATGACAATAAATGGAAAGTAAATGATACTGCCCAATGCGACGAGTAATCCCAAGTCGAACATGATCCCCTTGACGTCTCCTTGTTTATAGATGTTGAACAGCTTATATAACATCCAAATGGTGATGAAATTACAGATAAGCGTCGGAGAGAGTACCAGAAATGGGATGAACAAACTCACTAAGGTCATAAACATTAATGCCGTTAGGAAATTTGGTTTACCTAGAAGATTGAAATGATTAACTACTCTATTTAGGTTAAAAGCTTGCAGAATAGTGAGTGCTAATGTGATCAGCACATTGATTTTTGGCGATAGGTTTTGTCCAACTTCAACACCGATTAAGTTCGCAACTGCGGGCTCAAATAATACGGGGGTTAAGCGATCTGGCAAATGCAGGTAAACTCCCAAACATAAAACAGTGCCGACGAGCGATACGATAAAAATATTTAGCCCTGAAAGCGTCCTATGTTGGTTAATAAGCATCTATTTTCGCCTATTTGTCGTTTTCTAATTTCTTAACCTTACGATCCAAGATAAATAAATAGATAGCGACTGCACTAAAAATCACTAACATGACAGCAACTACAACATATATTTTCCCTTCTGAACGTAATGTGTCAGCCATTTCGATCCCATTTTGAGCAAAAATATTGGGGATAACTGCTAATAAAGCGATTAGCATTAAGGCAATTTTTTTCATAATCTAAAACGAATTCTTTTTATCTTCAATTAAGCGCACACGATAACGTAAAGTCGTAATCCAAACGCCGATTAAAATCCAACCAATTACGGCCGTGTAAAACACAGGACGCATAAAATTGTCCATATCTAGGTCTCCAAAAGTCGAATTACCACCACTGCCAGGATGCAAGGAGTCTGTTAATTTTGGAAGGATATAGATTAAGACAAACATGATAGGAAAGGCAAAAACATTATAAATCGCCGATATCTTCGCGCGTTTTTGCTCTTCTTCAAGGGCATTTCTCAATACTAAATAAGCTAAATACATCAAGGTCGCAATCGCCGAACCATTTAATTTCGGATCATTCGGCCAAGGAGCACCCCAAGTAATATTTGCCCATAGCATTCCCGTTAGCAAACCACATGTACAAAATAAAATACCTGTATTAACGGCTTCCACAGCCAAGAAATCATATTCTCGCTTGCCGGAATTTAAATACTTAATACTGTATATCACCGAAATCAGATATAATGAAATCATCGTAAACCACATCGGTACATGGAAATACACATTTCGGATGGTTTCATGAAGAATCGGGAGAACAGGGACAGGTCCTAATAAGCCGGCAACAATAGAGGCTGCTACCATAAAAACAGCAAGGACTTTCCACCAATTTTTTCTCATAGCTGTATAAAAATCAATCTCGCCAAAGGTAAGGAAATAACAGCAAAGAAACGGCAATCGTAACGAGATTAATTGACAGTAAGACGCCTATATCTTTCCAGCTGCCTTCGAAAGTTCCGCCGACAACACCTTGCTGTGAAAGGTTAATTAAAACAATTAAAAGAGGGATGATAACTGGAAAACTCAAAATCGCCATGATGGTACTGTTGTTTCCAGCTTTTGCACTAATCCCCGCAACCATCGTAAACACGGTTGCAAAACTGATACTACCCAAAAGAATGCTGAGCATATAGATACCCCAATGACCAACTTCATTGGAGAAAATAAGGTTATAAACGATAAAGGCGATGCTGGATAGCAAAACCATAACAAAAGTATTGTAGATGATTTTTGCGAGAATAATCGCTTTTGGACTTACGATACTGTAATAATAAAGTTGTCGTGATCCGGTCTCTTGAAGGAAGCTTCGGCTCATCGCATTGATCGCCGCGAATAGTAGAATAATCCAGAACAGGGTGTTCCAAATTGGAGAATCCACGGATTTGAATGATTGATAACAGACAAAAACCGTGGATACTACATAAAGTAAGATGCTATTGATGGCATATTTTGATCGCCATTCGAGTAAAACATCTTTATATATTAAGGTCTTGACTTGTGTAAACAGATTCATTGCATACAAAGATACAAATCAATCTGTTGAGGCAAGACTATGAGCCTATATAATTAAGCGTTTTTGATGTCAGATTTTGCGCGATCAGCAAGATTTTCGGCTTTATCAGCTACACCATGTGCCGCGTCCGATGCCTTACTTGCCCATTCATTCGCTTTTGAACTTGCTTTATCTAAAACACTCTTCCCAGCATCTTTTGCACGATCCTTCAGGTCTTCTAAGTCTTCTTTTGCAGTTTTCGCGAATTTTTGCGCACGCTTAGCTTCTTTTTTTGACAGATCCTTGATAGATTTAGTTAAGCTCTTAATGCCGTCGTTCGCACGATCTAATTGTTTTTTGCCGTCTTCTGTACCTAGTAAATAATAGGCAGCAGTTCCAACTGCTAATCCTAATAGGGCAAATGCCACTAGTCCGTTTCTATTTTTTTCCATGATTATATCAATTAATATCCTATTTAATAAATGTATCGTTTATTATCATAACAAGCAAAAAGCCAAAATGTTTAAGCTTTTCAGAAATTAACAAAAATTAACTTTCGATTGTTTGCAATGATTGTAGGTTATACAAATGATGGTAGAGACCGGATCCTTTACTCATTAATTCTTGGTGTGTGCCGGCATCAGAAATAATACCATCTTCGACAACAATAATCTTATGTGCGTCTCGAATAGTAGACAATCTGTGCGCAATAATGACTGAGGTACGATTCTTCATGAGTTCTTCCAATGCAAGTTGTACTAAACGTTCTGATTCAGAATCAAGGGATGATGTAGCTTCATCCAAGATCAAGATTGAAGGATCTTTTAATAAGGCGCGAGCAATTGCAATTCTTTGTCGTTGTCCACCAGATAGCTTTACGCCACGTTCCCCAACAATTGTATCATATCCCTCCGGGAAGTCCATAATAAACTGATGCGCATTAGCACGCCTTGCAGCGGCGACAATGTCATCACCGTCGGCATGAAGGTTTCCATAACTTATGTTTTCACGGATTGTACCTCCAAACAAAAGGACGTCTTGCGGAACGATAGCAACCTGATTCCTAACATCTGTCAGTGCAAGTTGATTGGAAGGGATTCCATCGTAATAGATTGTTCCCCCTTTAGGCTGGTAAAACTGTAAGATAAGTGACGCAATAGTTGATTTGCCGGTACCGCTCGGTCCGACAATCGCTAGCTTTTTACCCGATTGAACATGAAAAGAAATGTCTTTTAATATTTCAATATCTGGACGCGTCGGGTAGGCGAAACTGACATGATCAAATAGAATATCGCCAGTAATGCGCTGTTTTATTTCTTTGTCACTTTCTGTTACACGAATGTCTTCTTGTTGTTCGTCTAAAATTTCGAGTACGCGTTCACTCGCACCTAGCGAACGTTGGATGCTGGCGTATAGTTCAGGGAAAGAGCCCATGGACCCAGCAACAAACATGGAATATAAAATATATGTGGTTAAATCACCAACCGAAATTTCATGTGAAGAGACTAAGGAGGCACCATACCAAATTACAAGAATTACAGCACCGAATATGCAGAAAATGATAAATGAGGCAAACATCCCTCGAAAGGTCGCTCCTTTAACTGCTAATTGTACCGCCTTGTTTAATTTTTGACCATAACGTTGGGATTCAAAATACTCATTTACGAATGCCTTGACATTCGATATTCCAAGGAGCGTTTCTTGCACAATGGCATTAGAGTCTGCTAGTTCGTCTTGGGATTCCTTGGATAGTTTACGAATGAATCGGCCAAAGATCAAAGCTGCAACAATAATGATTGGCAATATGCTCAAATTCATTAAAGCTAATTTCGGAGAAACGAGCACTAGTAATACCACACCAAAACCCAGACTTATCGTTTGACGAAGAATCTCTGCCAAAGTCGTTGTCATGGTGTCTTGTATTTGTGATAAATCCGAAGAAAGGCGGCTATTTAGTTCGCCAACACGACGATTCGCAAAAAAATCTATGGGGAGTGTAATTAACTTATGGTAAGTGTCTTTTCTAATATTGGCTAATGCTTTTTCCGCGATTTCGACAAATAAGCGAATTCGGAAGAACGACATAATTGATTGAAAGGCAAGGATACACATCGCTATCGAGCCGATTTGCATAACGTTAGCCGGTAGCCAAGTGTATGTTTGACGACCCTGAGCCGCATCAATCATCGCACCCAACAGCGCAGGGAACGTGAGCATAGTAAGACTGGAAAAAATTAAGAACATCATTCCTATCAAAAATTTCCATTTGAAAGGCTTGATGTATGAAAATATCTTAATCGCTTTTTTGAGAATTTCCTTACTTAACTTGGGTTTGGGTAATTCCTCTGAACGCGAGTCTCCACTATTCAATCTCGGTCTGGCCATGAAGTTTTAATAATTACAATAGAGGCAAAAGTAATTATATAAATAGGTCTTCTTATCACTATTCCGTCAATTTTTGTACATTTTTCTTTTTGTATTGGGAAAATAGCAAGATACTCAGCACAATGACCGCTAAGATGGCTAAATAGAGTAGTGCATTATTATTTGTCTCACGTTTCTGTTCAGAATTGATTTCCTCACGCAGCTTTTCATTCTCATCTTGCAGTTTAGTAATCGTTTTCATGTAAGCAGAGACCTGATTATCATATTCGGATGCTAATTGTTGGTAGCGTTCGCTTTGCGCATCCTTTAAATCTAAAAGTTTCCTAGTCTCTATAAAGATATTATTATCATTAAGCACCAAGGCTCGTAAAATATCAATAGACTTTTGCATATCTCCCTTTGTTTTGAATAAACCAAAGACGCCTGTCTTTTTCTCGAGCGACGCTGCATATTCTCCGAATTTGGCAGATCTTTCGTCTAGAAGTTTATTGACGCGCTGTCTTTGTGATTCGTAGGATAGTGAATCTGTTTTTTGGAGAATACTATCTTGGGACGCCGTTGCAATCGTAATGCTTAAAAATAAGCAAATTAGGCTGCTGAGAATATGTTGTATTTTCATGAAACTAAGTTTAATGTGTTTAAACGCCCATTCTGGGCTTTTGGTATAAAGTAAGCCATTTTCACGGCGATATCAAAAAAGATCCCTCAGTTTTTACTTATAAATTAATTTGTTCGAGACTGCTTCGTCTCTGCGACGAATTTTGACGTCTTTTTTTTGAATAAGATCGGGTTGAGTCCTGCTTGATTGAGGTTGAGGTTTATGGTGAGTAAATACGAAATGTATTGCAGAATACTTAATTATTGATTTTCTTTAAGGTTAATTAGTTGTTTGTTGTAGCGAATGGCTTCCATTGTTCGTTTTTACAGCTAATTAGGCCAATTATCACTTGATAAATGTGTCGTTCAATCAGTTTTATATTTAACCAGCTTAATTGTATGTTTAAAAAAGTAAAGATTTTTCCCTTCCTTCTTTCTTTAGTTGTAATTTAATTATTCGCCTGTGAGAAAAAAGAAGGGTATGCAGAGCCCCCAATTTTCGACAAATCAAAGTTTGATTTTGATGCAAATGCGAAAGATACCGTTCTAATAACAAAAAACAATGTGCATTGGTGGTTTTCGGACGTTAGCATAAATAAAAGAGTAGTTATAATTACGGAGCTCAAGTATGCTAGCAAGGATGTTCCAGCGGGAGCTGATAATGATTGGGCTCAGATTTATAAATTCGAAAACGACTGGTTTATTATCGAAAAACTTGATAATCGAAAAATCAAGGTTTCATTAAAAGCGAATCCGGATGCTGCTGCTAGGGAAATGAGTTTTGGAGCTACAGTAGGTAACGCAGGTGCGGGAATTACGATTTTGCAAGCGGGGAAAAAGTAAGTTTCCAGGAATCTACTAAACGGATGTGTGTTTTTATCGTTTATCGAGAAACTCGATTAAGATAGTCTCATCCTGATGGAGGCCTAATAGCTGTGCTGCATGCCCCTTATTGATGGCGATCTCTAAGAAGTTGGATATACCAAAAAGACAGAGTTTTTCCCCTTCGGAAACTTCGTTATAATGCCAACTCATCTTGGAGATCGTTTCATTACGTTTGAAGCGGAGAATAAACTCACGTCCTTCCTGAACCTTATTGAATAGTTCTTTGCTAATATTACTGATGACATTACCAAAAGAGTCAATATAACTTACATGTCCTTTGATACTGTTTTGATTGTAAACCGGTTGGAATGTTACTTTTTGCATCGCGTTGTTAATTGGCATGCCAATCCCCGATAAGCGTCCGCCGTTTGCGATATGGCATGCTGCTTTAGTCATGATATCTGCAAGGGGGAAGTGTAAGTAACGAAGGTCTTGCATAATGTTAATTTCCACCATTTCATCAGCATGATCCTCTCCTAAGATAATACTTAATATTCCATTGTCTGCTCCAACAAAGTATTGCCCTTTATAAGCCATCGCTAGGTAACGAGCTCCTTCTTGAAATACGGTGTCAACACCGATTAAGTGAACTGTTCTTTTTGGGAAATAAGGATATGCATTGTTTATAACAAAGGCGGCATGCTGGATACTGAAGGATGGTATATCGTGAGAAATATCAACAATCCGCACATCGGGCAATTGCGATATGATGCTCCCTTTGAGCGCAGCTTGATAAAAATCGCGATGTCCTAAATCTGTGGTTAACGTGATGACTCCCATTTGTTTTTTCAGACCTTCTGAAGAGAAATGTACTAAGTTTTATTTTATTTGTAAAGTACAAAAGTAGGAAAAGTAAACTGATTGCTAAATCCTAATTGAATTAAAGACTGCAAATGCTTTTAATTCTGCACAATTAGTTTGTATTTTTGAGTCATTATCGAATAGTTTGCTTAAGAAAATTGAATAATTGGTATCTTTAAGGAAGATATCAAAATTGGTAGAAATATTTATTCTAGAACATTAATAGCGATAAAATTTGAGCGAATTAGAAATTAACTTAGATGGCGTTAATTTAGCGACGCTATGGGGAGCACAAAATGAGAATTTTGAGTTCATCAAGAAAACATTTCCAAAGTTGCGTCTTGTTGCACGTGGAGATAGCTTAAAAGTACTAGGCGAAGAAGGAGAAAGGAATAAATTTCAACCCATATTCGAGTCTATCCATGCACATGTTAACCAATTTCAATCACTTTCATTATTAGAGTTGGAAGGACTTTTAGGCAACGTTGTGGTGCCAAGTTCATCACCGATTGCCATTAAAGAGGAGGTTGAAGGGAAACCTGCGGCATTTAAAGGAGAGCCTATAGTCTACGGTCCAAATGGTATTGTTGTTCGTGCGCGCACACCCAACCAACGCAGGATGGTCGATAGCATTGTTAAAAATGATGTACTTTTTGCCATTGGTCCTGCAGGTACTGGAAAAACCTATACGGCGGTCGCTTTAGCCGTCAGAGCTTTACGTAATAAGGAAATAAAACGAATTATTTTAACTCGGCCAGCTGTTGAAGCAGGAGAGAATTTAGGATTCTTACCTGGCGATTTAAAAGAAAAAGTAGATCCCTATTTACGCCCATTATATGATGCCTTGGACGATATGATACCGGCGGAGAAACTGAAGGGTTATTTAGAAAATAGAACGATTGAGATAGCACCGCTAGCATTTATGCGTGGACGAACGTTAGACAATTGTTTTGTGATTTTAGATGAGGCTCAGAATGCGACGGAAATGCAGTTGAAGATGTTTTTAACGAGGATGGGGCCGACTGCGAAATTCATCGTAACGGGTGATATGACGCAAGTGGATTTGCCGAAGAAAAATCAATCAGGTTTGGTGAACGCCGTGAAGATTTTAGACAACATCGAAGGGATCGATATTATTTACCTTAGTGGGTCTGATGTTGTGAGACACAAATTGGTAAAACGTATTTTGGAAGCTTACGGAGATATTTAATAGTGAAGATTAGCGCGTGAGGAACGCATTTGATATGAATACAATAAGAGAAACAAATTTCAACTTTGACAAGCAAACAGCCTTCTACAGAGGGAAGGTGAGAGATGTATACAGTATTGCTGAAGATTATTTAGTAATGGTTGCATCGGATAGGATTTCAGCATTTGATGTGGTCCTACCAAGAGCAATTCCTTACAAAGGACAGGTGCTGAACCAGATTGCTTCGAAGTTTTTACAAGCAACTTCAGATATTTTGCCAAATTGGGTCGTTTCAGTCCCTGATGAGAATGTAACAATCGGCAAGCGCTGCGAGCCTTTCAAAGTAGAAATGGTTATCCGTGGATATGTTTCAGGACATCTATGGAGAACTTATCGCGACGGTGGACGCGAGCTTTGTGGTGTAACATTGCCTGAAGGGTTACGTGAGAATGATAAATTGCCTGAGCCAATTATTACTCCGACGACAAAAGCTGCAGTTGGACATGATATGGATATTTCTAGGGAAGAAATTATTGCACAGGGCATTGTTTCGGAAGAGGATTATACGCAATTAGAGAAATATGCGCGAGCATTATTTCAACGTGGGACAGAAATAGCTAAAGAGCGTGGATTAATTCTAGTGGATACGAAATATGAATTTGGTAAGCAAAATGGCGAGATCTTTTTGATTGATGAAATCCATACGCCAGATTCTTCGCGTTACTTCTACGCTGAAGGCTATGAAGACCGTCAGGCGAAAGGTGAGGCACAAAAGCAGTTGTCTAAAGAATTTGTACGCCAATGGTTAATTGAGAATGGTTTCCAAGGTAAGGACGGTCAAAATGTTCCTGAAATGACCGATGAAATTGTTAATTCCATTTCAGAACGCTATATTGAGCTTTTCGAGCACATCACAGGAGAGAAATTTGTGTATCCAGGACAAGGAGATGTTCTAGATCGCGTTCAACGGAATGTTGATGCGGCTCTAAAGACCTTAACTTATTAACAACAACATTATGAAATTTACGGTAGATAAGCATGAGCGATATGTGGTGATTGAACCTCTCCAAGAGAAATTGGATGGGGATGCTGCCGCAAATTTAAAAGGAGAGTTTATGCTTCGCAATACTGGCGGGCAACGCAATATTGTTTTAGATATGAATCAGGTTCAAGATACTGATGAGGCAGGAATTCGTACTGGGCTATTAGCTCGTCGATTATGCAAGTCCTCAGGTGGTCTTTTTATCTTGACGAACTTAAATGATGGCGTTAAGGACTTTATCAAATCTTTAGGATTGGATAAGTACTTTATTATTACCACGAATGTCGAGAAGGCGAAGGATCTTATCTTTGGGAATGAGATTCGCTTAGACTTGAAGCAGGAGCAAAACTAAAATGATCCGCTTTGAGGTTTTAATACTTGGCAACAGTTCTGCGACCCCGATATACGAGCGTCATCCGACTTCGCAGGTTATCAATTACAATGAGCAATTATTCTTGATTGATTGTGGAGAAGGTACGCAAATGCAGCTCAGTCGGTATGGTATTAAAAGCAATCGTATCAATCATATATTTATCAGCCATCTACACGGAGACCATTACTTGGGCTTGGTTGGATTGTTATCTTCCATGCACCTTGTAGGCCGTAAATCCGCTTTACATATCTATGGCCCCGCGCCCTTAGAGGAAATTCTGAACTTGCATTTCAAGTATTCAGAAACGGTCATCCGTTACGATATTATATTTCATACCAATAATCCAGAAAAAGAAGAGGTAATCTATGAATCGAGAATGTTATCGGTTACCTCTTTTCCGTTGATACATCGAATTCCTTGTACGGGATTTCGATTTAGTGAAGGAAAGAGAAACGCTATTTTACGCGCAGATCTGGTGGAAGACTTAGGTATTCCTGCTCCCTATTATTCTGCTTTGAAGCGAGGTATGGATTATGTGGATCCAAGTGGGAAAGTATATCCTGCTGCGGAGCTTACATTTCCTGCTCCCGCATCGCGTAGTTATGCATTTTGCTCCGATACAGTGCGACATCCAATCTATCTGAATTCCATTCAAAATGTCGACTTGTTATATCACGAGTCTACATTTTTGCATGAGATGGTGGATCGTGCCAA encodes:
- a CDS encoding DUF6427 family protein, with amino-acid sequence MLINQHRTLSGLNIFIVSLVGTVLCLGVYLHLPDRLTPVLFEPAVANLIGVEVGQNLSPKINVLITLALTILQAFNLNRVVNHFNLLGKPNFLTALMFMTLVSLFIPFLVLSPTLICNFITIWMLYKLFNIYKQGDVKGIMFDLGLLVALGSIIYFPFIVMLALIWISLIIFRPFSWREWITPLMGVILVYFLLAVGYYWLERMDEFFQIFIPFTYPFPTRLDMDVYDYFVLIPIVITLVGFLFILKDNFFKSVVQVRKSFQLLFFMILLIFGSFYLNQERSVNHFLLCVPPVSIYLAYFFTHAKTKWFYESLYLVILLTILYFQFF
- a CDS encoding CcmD family protein is translated as MKKIALMLIALLAVIPNIFAQNGIEMADTLRSEGKIYVVVAVMLVIFSAVAIYLFILDRKVKKLENDK
- the ccsA gene encoding cytochrome c biogenesis protein CcsA, with the translated sequence MRKNWWKVLAVFMVAASIVAGLLGPVPVLPILHETIRNVYFHVPMWFTMISLYLISVIYSIKYLNSGKREYDFLAVEAVNTGILFCTCGLLTGMLWANITWGAPWPNDPKLNGSAIATLMYLAYLVLRNALEEEQKRAKISAIYNVFAFPIMFVLIYILPKLTDSLHPGSGGNSTFGDLDMDNFMRPVFYTAVIGWILIGVWITTLRYRVRLIEDKKNSF
- a CDS encoding heme exporter protein CcmB, producing MNLFTQVKTLIYKDVLLEWRSKYAINSILLYVVSTVFVCYQSFKSVDSPIWNTLFWIILLFAAINAMSRSFLQETGSRQLYYYSIVSPKAIILAKIIYNTFVMVLLSSIAFIVYNLIFSNEVGHWGIYMLSILLGSISFATVFTMVAGISAKAGNNSTIMAILSFPVIIPLLIVLINLSQQGVVGGTFEGSWKDIGVLLSINLVTIAVSLLLFPYLWRD
- a CDS encoding YtxH domain-containing protein, with the protein product MEKNRNGLVAFALLGLAVGTAAYYLLGTEDGKKQLDRANDGIKSLTKSIKDLSKKEAKRAQKFAKTAKEDLEDLKDRAKDAGKSVLDKASSKANEWASKASDAAHGVADKAENLADRAKSDIKNA
- a CDS encoding ABC transporter ATP-binding protein; its protein translation is MARPRLNSGDSRSEELPKPKLSKEILKKAIKIFSYIKPFKWKFLIGMMFLIFSSLTMLTFPALLGAMIDAAQGRQTYTWLPANVMQIGSIAMCILAFQSIMSFFRIRLFVEIAEKALANIRKDTYHKLITLPIDFFANRRVGELNSRLSSDLSQIQDTMTTTLAEILRQTISLGFGVVLLVLVSPKLALMNLSILPIIIVAALIFGRFIRKLSKESQDELADSNAIVQETLLGISNVKAFVNEYFESQRYGQKLNKAVQLAVKGATFRGMFASFIIFCIFGAVILVIWYGASLVSSHEISVGDLTTYILYSMFVAGSMGSFPELYASIQRSLGASERVLEILDEQQEDIRVTESDKEIKQRITGDILFDHVSFAYPTRPDIEILKDISFHVQSGKKLAIVGPSGTGKSTIASLILQFYQPKGGTIYYDGIPSNQLALTDVRNQVAIVPQDVLLFGGTIRENISYGNLHADGDDIVAAARRANAHQFIMDFPEGYDTIVGERGVKLSGGQRQRIAIARALLKDPSILILDEATSSLDSESERLVQLALEELMKNRTSVIIAHRLSTIRDAHKIIVVEDGIISDAGTHQELMSKGSGLYHHLYNLQSLQTIES
- a CDS encoding SAM hydrolase/SAM-dependent halogenase family protein, with the protein product MGVITLTTDLGHRDFYQAALKGSIISQLPDVRIVDISHDIPSFSIQHAAFVINNAYPYFPKRTVHLIGVDTVFQEGARYLAMAYKGQYFVGADNGILSIILGEDHADEMVEINIMQDLRYLHFPLADIMTKAACHIANGGRLSGIGMPINNAMQKVTFQPVYNQNSIKGHVSYIDSFGNVISNISKELFNKVQEGREFILRFKRNETISKMSWHYNEVSEGEKLCLFGISNFLEIAINKGHAAQLLGLHQDETILIEFLDKR
- a CDS encoding PhoH family protein; translation: MSELEINLDGVNLATLWGAQNENFEFIKKTFPKLRLVARGDSLKVLGEEGERNKFQPIFESIHAHVNQFQSLSLLELEGLLGNVVVPSSSPIAIKEEVEGKPAAFKGEPIVYGPNGIVVRARTPNQRRMVDSIVKNDVLFAIGPAGTGKTYTAVALAVRALRNKEIKRIILTRPAVEAGENLGFLPGDLKEKVDPYLRPLYDALDDMIPAEKLKGYLENRTIEIAPLAFMRGRTLDNCFVILDEAQNATEMQLKMFLTRMGPTAKFIVTGDMTQVDLPKKNQSGLVNAVKILDNIEGIDIIYLSGSDVVRHKLVKRILEAYGDI
- a CDS encoding phosphoribosylaminoimidazolesuccinocarboxamide synthase — encoded protein: MNTIRETNFNFDKQTAFYRGKVRDVYSIAEDYLVMVASDRISAFDVVLPRAIPYKGQVLNQIASKFLQATSDILPNWVVSVPDENVTIGKRCEPFKVEMVIRGYVSGHLWRTYRDGGRELCGVTLPEGLRENDKLPEPIITPTTKAAVGHDMDISREEIIAQGIVSEEDYTQLEKYARALFQRGTEIAKERGLILVDTKYEFGKQNGEIFLIDEIHTPDSSRYFYAEGYEDRQAKGEAQKQLSKEFVRQWLIENGFQGKDGQNVPEMTDEIVNSISERYIELFEHITGEKFVYPGQGDVLDRVQRNVDAALKTLTY
- a CDS encoding STAS domain-containing protein, whose product is MKFTVDKHERYVVIEPLQEKLDGDAAANLKGEFMLRNTGGQRNIVLDMNQVQDTDEAGIRTGLLARRLCKSSGGLFILTNLNDGVKDFIKSLGLDKYFIITTNVEKAKDLIFGNEIRLDLKQEQN
- a CDS encoding ribonuclease Z; the protein is MRFEVLILGNSSATPIYERHPTSQVINYNEQLFLIDCGEGTQMQLSRYGIKSNRINHIFISHLHGDHYLGLVGLLSSMHLVGRKSALHIYGPAPLEEILNLHFKYSETVIRYDIIFHTNNPEKEEVIYESRMLSVTSFPLIHRIPCTGFRFSEGKRNAILRADLVEDLGIPAPYYSALKRGMDYVDPSGKVYPAAELTFPAPASRSYAFCSDTVRHPIYLNSIQNVDLLYHESTFLHEMVDRAKETFHTTSLEAAEIAKEVQAKKLLLGHYSARYKTLTPLLEEAQAIFPSTELSMEGKWFLV